From a single Apium graveolens cultivar Ventura chromosome 2, ASM990537v1, whole genome shotgun sequence genomic region:
- the LOC141705722 gene encoding uncharacterized protein LOC141705722 — translation MVRGAVSDKWSSRALWLCAIGTAVGFYMVAVERQTQNREKMMAEAMKAMDSGSGAGENV, via the exons ATGGTGAGAGGAGCTGTTAGTGATAAATGGTCATCGAGGGCTCTATGGCTATGTGCTATTGGAACTGCAGTTG GGTTTTATATGGTTGCTGTGGAAAGACAAACACAGAATAGAGAAAAAATGATGGCCGAAGCTATGAAGGCAATGGACTCAGGTTCCGGAGCTGGTGAAAATGTATGA
- the LOC141706770 gene encoding MLO-like protein 14, protein MVEQDDEESRSLALTPTWSVATVLTVFVAVSLLVERSIYRLCNWLRKTNRKPLLAAVEKMKEELMLLGFISLLLTATSSIIANICISSKFYNSAFAPCTRSEVNEDNENNASHERKLLTAFGFPYLTRRVLSSLNENTCKQDYEPFVSYEGLEQLHRFIFVMAITHISYSCLTMLLAVVKIHSWRAWEDEALRDRHNMLHEIAREKTMQRQSSLVRFHASRPLVNNGFYVWVICFFRQFGSSVVRADYLTLRKGFIANHNLTSKYDFHSYMVRSMEEEFQRIVGVSAPLWGFVVAFMLFNIKGSNLYFWIAIIPVTLVLLVGTKLQHVIATLALESAGITGLITGAKLKPRDELFWFKKPQLLLTLIHFILFQNAFELASFFWFWWQFGYNSCFIKNHMLVYLRLTLGFAGQFLCSYSTFPLYALVTQMGTNYKAAMIPQRIRETIHGWGKAARKRRRHKFFADDSTIHTDTSTVLSVDEYEDHQVLDSPEAGQHAGTEIQLQSATYITTGQSPTANETSSRIGTPLLRPSGSVPSAPLPDSQPDVIERSSSMSSRRMKKDTDDYR, encoded by the exons ATGGTTGAACAAGACGACGAGGAGTCCAGGTCTTTGGCCTTAACACCTACATGGTCTGTTGCTACTGTGTTGACTGTCTTTGTTGCTGTTTCCTTGCTCGTGGAACGCTCCATTTACCGCTTATGTAAT TGGCTTCGGAAAACCAATAGGAAGCCTTTACTTGCAGCTGTGGAGAAAATGAAAGAAG AGTTGATGCTGCTTGGGTTCATATCTCTTCTTCTTACAGCTACCTCAAGTATCATAGCCAATATATGTATCTCATCAAAGTTCTACAACAGTGCATTTGCTCCGTGCACTAGGTCTGAAGTTAATGAAGACAATGAGAATAATGCATCCCATGAACGCAAACTTCTGACAGCTTTTGGGTTTCCTTACTTAACGAGAAGAGTTTTGAGTAGTCTAAATGAGAATACCTGCAAGCAG GATTACGAGCCATTTGTATCATATGAAGGACTTGAGCAACTGCACAGGTTCATATTTGTTATGGCAATTACACATATATCTTACAGCTGTTTAACAATGCTGCTGGCAGTTGTAAAG ATCCACAGTTGGAGGGCATGGGAGGATGAAGCCTTAAGAGACCGGCACAATATGTTACACG AAATTGCAAGAGAAAAGACGATGCAAAGACAATCATCCCTTGTCAGATTTCATGCATCACGTCCTTTGGTCAATAATGGCTTTTATGTTTGGGTG ATATGTTTTTTCCGGCAGTTTGGGAGTTCTGTTGTCCGTGCAGATTATCTAACACTTCGTAAAGGCTTTATTGCG AACCACAACCTCACATCAAAATATGATTTTCACAGCTATATGGTTCGCTCAATGGAAGAAGAGTTCCAAAGGATAGTTGGCGTGAG TGCCCCACTCTGGGGATTTGTTGTGGCCTTTATGCTGTTTAATATCAAAG GGTCTAATCTCTATTTCTGGATAGCTATAATTCCTGTGACT CTGGTTCTACTCGTGGGCACTAAACTACAACATGTTATTGCAACCTTGGCACTAGAAAGTGCTGGAATTACTGGACTTATCACTGGAGCAAAATTAAAACCTCGAGATGAACTCTTTTGGTTCAAGAAGCCTCAACTTTTGTTGACCTTAATCCATTTTATACTTTTTCAG AATGCATTTGAGCTGGCTTCCTTTTTCTGGTTCTGG TGGCAATTTGGATACAATTCTTGTTTTATCAAGAACCATATGCTCGTGTACTTGCGATTAACATTGGG ATTCGCAGGTCAGTTTCTCTGCAGCTACAGCACATTTCCGCTATATGCACTGGTCACTCAG ATGGGAACAAACTACAAAGCAGCAATGATTCCACAGAGGATTAGAGAGACAATCCATGGGTGGGGGAAGGCTGCCAGGAAAAGGAGAAGGCATAAGTTTTTTGCTGATGATTCGACTATTCACACAGACACGAGCACAGTCTTGTCAGTCGATGAATACGAGGATCATCAGGTGCTTGACAGTCCAGAAGCTGGTCAACATGCAGGCACTGAAATTCAGTTACAGTCCGCTACTTACATTACAACTGGGCAATCACCAACTGCTAATGAAACCTCAAGTCGGATTGGTACTCCTCTTCTTCGCCCATCTGGTTCCGTTCCTTCTGCACCTTTACCTGATTCACAACCAGATGTTATAGAGAGATCTTCTTCAATGTCAAGCAGAAGAATGAAGAAAGACACTGATGATTATAGGTGA